One Verrucomicrobiota bacterium JB022 genomic region harbors:
- a CDS encoding VWA domain-containing protein — MDDLPIFRFAEPAWLLLLLLMPVLWWLRGRAGQRAAVRFSSVAIAGQISSLVKSRAGGWTRAIRPLALACGIIALARPQFGTEQQTMTSSGVDIMLTADLSDSMWAHDFIVDRKVVDRLTAVKRVMADFVREREHDRLGLIAFASDPYLISPLTLNHRWLQQWIEDLQIGMIDGTRTGIGDALGRAVNRLRNLDAESKIVILLTDGESNTGKLEPSLAAEAARASGVKVYTIGVGQSGEVQYPRFDRNGNPVRNSSGELLMRWVTTSVNFESLQEIADVTGGKFYRATNSEQLKEIYDEIDQLEKREVNINLWIDYAEAYIWPLALAFALLVLEAVLALTLYRRLP, encoded by the coding sequence ATGGACGACCTTCCCATTTTCCGTTTTGCCGAGCCCGCCTGGCTCCTGCTCTTGCTGTTGATGCCCGTGCTCTGGTGGCTGCGTGGCCGGGCCGGGCAACGTGCCGCCGTCCGCTTTTCCTCCGTGGCCATCGCGGGGCAGATTTCCAGCCTGGTCAAGAGCCGGGCCGGGGGCTGGACGCGGGCCATCCGCCCGCTGGCGCTCGCCTGCGGCATCATTGCGCTGGCGCGCCCGCAGTTTGGCACCGAGCAACAGACGATGACCTCCAGCGGGGTCGACATCATGCTCACGGCCGACCTCTCCGACTCGATGTGGGCGCACGACTTCATCGTCGACCGCAAGGTGGTCGACCGCCTGACTGCCGTGAAGCGCGTGATGGCCGACTTTGTGCGCGAGCGCGAGCACGACCGCCTGGGCTTGATCGCTTTCGCCAGCGATCCTTACCTGATCAGCCCATTGACCCTCAACCATCGCTGGCTGCAGCAGTGGATCGAAGATCTGCAGATCGGCATGATCGACGGCACACGCACGGGGATCGGCGATGCCTTGGGGCGTGCCGTCAACCGCCTGCGCAACCTCGACGCCGAGAGCAAGATCGTGATCTTGCTGACCGACGGCGAGAGCAACACGGGCAAGCTGGAGCCGAGCCTTGCCGCCGAAGCCGCGCGCGCCTCGGGCGTCAAGGTCTACACGATCGGCGTCGGCCAGTCGGGCGAAGTCCAGTATCCGCGCTTCGACCGCAACGGCAATCCTGTGCGCAACTCCTCCGGCGAGCTGCTGATGCGCTGGGTGACGACTTCGGTCAACTTCGAGTCGTTGCAGGAGATTGCAGACGTCACCGGGGGCAAGTTCTACCGCGCGACCAACTCCGAGCAACTGAAGGAGATCTACGACGAGATCGACCAACTGGAGAAGCGCGAGGTGAACATCAACCTCTGGATCGACTACGCGGAGGCCTACATCTGGCCGCTGGCACTCGCCTTTGCCCTCCTGGTCTTGGAGGCGGTGCTCGCCCTCACCCTTTACCGCAGACTGCCGTAA
- a CDS encoding VWA domain-containing protein — translation MYLSFAQPIFLWLLPLALLVMGLLAFSAWRRSRRRLEIFAEADHRDWLLANVSQSRRHWKTGLLCAGILLVMIALARPQFGETTVEKQGRGVELLVALDVSASMRSEDVTPNRLERARLAILDLLSQAPGSKIGLIIYTREAFLQVPLTLDHNAFLEVLNEVDTYTLPQGGTDMASALREAQLAFGQNDAHHLLFVFSDGEDLEGEAIATAREAAERLRVYTVGVGTAEGGLIPDPRSGPGNFLRDPVTNEIVRTRLDAGTLQQVAQLTGGDYAQLGTSSAGFSRLVDQAIESIPEADLGVSHQTVRIDRFQWPLLLGLALLALEFVMGTRRRRAVGRATALPFALGALFLGLAQPAPLDAANLRQEAQAAYDAGDYDAAIEAYRLALEEEPDNARLLYNLGTALYRDRQYQEAEQAFTQSLQTDEIELQSKAFYNLGNTYYEAGAQALTESAVNAVESWKKAQQNFRAAIDLKGGTYPEAEDNLTYVQERIREMMRTVTLAAKPAEGGTVTGEGEFVRDTQVEIAAQANDGWHFAFWAGEPVGGKQEPKQTFKVEKDYSITGRFIKVWDLTVQVEPAEAGTAQKSGTYDANKPVEISTEGNDYWAFKGWELDGQAEIVDAAQPKTQISLQGDVTATATYVPGWKLDVAGEPALGVNAGNPGFYEKDTDVQIQAQARPGFEWQGWTGDGVADATQPQTTVHLDRDRAVTAHVNRIWNLVVLPDSDEHGTTTGGGNYSRGEEVAIKAEAREGYTFQRWEGPGVADPEAAETTVTKEYGDQDVIAVFESDNPQDQNDQNNQDQQKNSQDNQDQNQNDQNQDQDQQNQDQQQPQDQPQQPQDGDDQQEPQDQQPPENEDQQPEQPEQSEPQSPEEQPGQEQEQPQPPPGEQPQGGEQGTEEQPATEIPAELQEMSAEEAAALLRQLEEGGRILPASRRARHEERPPSQGRNW, via the coding sequence ATGTATCTGAGCTTTGCCCAACCGATTTTTCTGTGGCTGCTGCCCCTCGCCTTGCTGGTGATGGGGCTGCTGGCCTTCAGCGCGTGGCGCCGTTCGCGCCGCCGGCTGGAGATTTTTGCCGAGGCCGACCACCGCGACTGGCTGCTGGCCAACGTGAGCCAATCTCGCCGGCACTGGAAGACGGGCCTGCTCTGCGCCGGCATCCTGCTCGTCATGATCGCCCTCGCCCGCCCGCAGTTTGGCGAAACGACGGTCGAAAAGCAGGGGCGCGGGGTCGAGCTGCTGGTGGCGCTCGACGTCTCGGCCTCCATGCGCTCCGAAGATGTGACGCCCAACCGGCTGGAGCGCGCGCGGCTGGCCATCCTCGACCTGTTGAGTCAAGCGCCGGGCAGCAAGATCGGCCTCATCATTTACACCCGCGAAGCCTTTCTGCAGGTGCCGTTGACTCTCGACCATAACGCCTTTCTAGAAGTATTGAACGAGGTCGATACCTACACGCTGCCCCAGGGCGGCACCGACATGGCCTCGGCCCTGCGCGAGGCACAACTGGCATTTGGCCAGAACGACGCGCACCACCTGCTGTTCGTCTTTTCCGACGGCGAGGACCTAGAGGGCGAAGCCATTGCGACCGCCCGCGAAGCCGCGGAGCGCCTGCGCGTCTACACCGTGGGCGTGGGCACGGCAGAGGGCGGCCTGATCCCCGACCCTCGCAGCGGCCCAGGCAATTTCCTGCGCGACCCGGTGACCAACGAGATCGTGCGCACGCGCCTCGATGCGGGCACGCTACAGCAAGTCGCCCAACTGACCGGCGGCGACTACGCGCAACTCGGCACCTCCAGCGCCGGTTTCAGCCGGCTGGTGGATCAGGCAATCGAGAGTATCCCGGAGGCCGACCTCGGCGTATCGCACCAGACGGTGCGAATCGACCGCTTCCAGTGGCCCTTGTTGCTGGGGCTGGCCTTGCTCGCGCTGGAATTTGTGATGGGCACGCGCCGTCGCCGGGCAGTGGGCCGAGCCACGGCCCTCCCCTTCGCGCTGGGTGCGCTCTTCCTCGGCTTGGCTCAACCGGCCCCGCTCGACGCCGCCAACCTGCGGCAGGAGGCCCAGGCCGCTTACGACGCAGGTGATTACGACGCCGCCATCGAGGCTTACCGCCTCGCGCTGGAGGAAGAGCCCGACAACGCCCGCCTGCTCTACAACCTGGGCACGGCGCTCTACCGTGATCGCCAGTATCAGGAGGCAGAGCAGGCCTTTACCCAATCGCTGCAAACCGACGAGATCGAGCTGCAGTCCAAGGCTTTCTACAACCTCGGCAACACCTACTACGAGGCGGGCGCACAGGCCTTGACCGAATCTGCCGTCAATGCGGTCGAGTCGTGGAAGAAGGCGCAGCAGAATTTCCGGGCCGCGATCGACCTCAAAGGCGGCACCTACCCCGAGGCCGAAGACAACCTGACCTACGTTCAGGAGCGCATCCGCGAAATGATGCGCACGGTGACCCTCGCCGCCAAACCGGCCGAAGGCGGCACGGTGACGGGTGAAGGCGAATTCGTGCGCGATACGCAGGTCGAGATCGCCGCGCAGGCCAATGACGGCTGGCACTTTGCCTTCTGGGCCGGTGAGCCGGTCGGCGGCAAGCAGGAGCCGAAGCAGACTTTCAAGGTCGAGAAGGATTACAGCATCACGGGCCGCTTCATCAAGGTGTGGGACCTCACGGTGCAAGTCGAACCGGCCGAGGCAGGCACGGCCCAGAAATCGGGCACCTACGACGCCAACAAACCGGTCGAAATCTCCACCGAAGGCAACGACTACTGGGCCTTCAAGGGCTGGGAACTCGACGGCCAGGCGGAGATTGTCGACGCAGCGCAGCCGAAGACGCAGATCTCGCTGCAGGGCGACGTGACCGCTACCGCCACCTACGTGCCGGGCTGGAAGCTCGACGTGGCAGGCGAGCCCGCGCTGGGCGTCAATGCAGGCAATCCCGGGTTTTACGAAAAGGATACCGACGTGCAGATCCAGGCGCAGGCGCGCCCGGGCTTTGAGTGGCAGGGCTGGACGGGCGACGGCGTGGCCGATGCCACCCAGCCGCAAACGACCGTCCACCTCGACCGCGACCGCGCCGTAACCGCGCATGTCAACCGCATCTGGAACCTCGTGGTGCTGCCCGATTCGGACGAGCACGGTACGACCACCGGCGGCGGCAACTACTCGCGTGGCGAAGAGGTGGCGATCAAGGCCGAAGCCAGGGAGGGCTACACCTTCCAGCGCTGGGAAGGCCCCGGCGTGGCCGACCCCGAAGCCGCCGAGACGACCGTGACGAAGGAATACGGCGACCAGGACGTGATCGCGGTCTTTGAGTCCGACAATCCGCAGGATCAAAACGACCAGAACAATCAAGACCAGCAGAAGAACAGTCAGGACAACCAGGACCAAAACCAGAACGACCAGAATCAGGATCAGGACCAACAAAATCAGGATCAGCAGCAGCCCCAGGACCAACCGCAGCAACCGCAAGACGGGGACGACCAGCAGGAGCCGCAAGACCAGCAGCCCCCGGAAAACGAAGATCAGCAGCCAGAGCAACCCGAGCAGTCCGAACCGCAATCCCCGGAAGAGCAGCCCGGGCAAGAGCAGGAGCAGCCTCAACCTCCGCCCGGCGAGCAGCCGCAAGGAGGCGAACAGGGTACCGAAGAGCAACCCGCCACCGAGATTCCCGCCGAGCTGCAGGAGATGAGCGCCGAAGAGGCCGCCGCTCTCCTGCGCCAGCTCGAAGAAGGTGGCCGCATCCTGCCTGCCTCCCGCCGAGCCCGCCACGAGGAACGCCCACCCTCCCAAGGACGCAATTGGTAA
- a CDS encoding BatD family protein → MTTRATPTPLFCLMLGLFGLLGLHSPAWAQQDMQVRAAVTPSNVMLGEIGQYQILLSNIPAEPENVEPPTVDGFEFGPMQQQRYQSTNVVNRFGQMQTQSQLQLSLVWNFRASKPGTYTIPGQVITIRGVDYKLEDKTVTVGQPSRDFLDTVSLRLGLPEGPVYVGQLLPIRVILRIRRDADVAAQRGAVLQRLGDDMQEVFAGAQPQQNDVTEAGVRYAEFSWAYILSPTRAGPHELNFSFPIDYGDPRLGRYRSITLFTDHEPIRVSALPEQGRPASFTGGVGQFSVDHEWSREEVTTGEPVELTLTVNGRGNISRMEAPQLKVPENWRAYPPRVDQTEGDTPLRGTKTISYVLIPESSSVTETPEVRLAWFDPAKSAYQEEVVAPQPLKVTGEAAAPAPRSSGGSTLRSPSGPGIGALATAPGSFYPDNKPLFYRPMFWAGNVGFALVLGLLGYVRWKRLRYETEPELRARATHTRAIEQSLSTARQAAAKQESVAFYQASFKALQIACAGPGVPAESVTLEQIDQRLAKAGMPEDDRRSLVSLLNRGDALRYGGRAQQTDFSADLKRVEHAVRQLQA, encoded by the coding sequence ATGACAACGCGCGCAACGCCAACGCCTCTCTTTTGCCTCATGCTGGGGCTCTTCGGCCTGCTCGGCCTGCATTCGCCCGCGTGGGCCCAGCAGGACATGCAAGTCCGGGCCGCCGTCACCCCTTCCAACGTAATGCTGGGGGAGATCGGGCAATATCAGATCCTGCTCAGCAACATCCCCGCCGAGCCGGAAAACGTCGAGCCGCCCACGGTAGACGGCTTCGAATTCGGCCCGATGCAGCAGCAACGCTATCAGTCGACCAACGTGGTCAACCGCTTTGGCCAGATGCAGACCCAGAGCCAGTTGCAGCTCTCGCTGGTCTGGAATTTCCGTGCCAGCAAGCCCGGCACCTACACGATCCCGGGGCAGGTCATTACCATCCGGGGCGTCGACTACAAACTGGAAGACAAAACGGTGACGGTGGGGCAACCGAGTCGTGATTTTCTCGATACCGTCAGCCTGCGCCTCGGCCTGCCGGAAGGCCCGGTATACGTGGGCCAACTGCTGCCCATCCGCGTGATCCTGCGCATCCGCCGCGATGCCGATGTGGCTGCCCAACGCGGTGCCGTCCTCCAACGGCTGGGCGACGACATGCAGGAGGTCTTTGCCGGGGCCCAGCCTCAGCAGAATGACGTGACGGAAGCAGGGGTGCGCTATGCCGAATTTTCGTGGGCGTATATCCTCTCCCCCACCCGGGCCGGCCCGCACGAGCTTAACTTTTCCTTCCCCATCGACTACGGCGACCCTCGCCTTGGCCGCTACCGCTCGATCACGCTCTTTACCGATCACGAGCCGATCCGCGTCTCGGCCCTGCCCGAGCAAGGACGGCCCGCAAGCTTCACCGGCGGCGTCGGCCAGTTCAGCGTCGATCACGAGTGGTCGCGCGAGGAAGTGACCACCGGGGAGCCGGTCGAGCTGACCTTGACGGTCAATGGCCGCGGCAACATCAGCCGGATGGAAGCGCCGCAGCTCAAGGTGCCCGAAAACTGGCGCGCCTATCCGCCCCGTGTCGACCAGACCGAGGGTGATACGCCGCTGCGGGGTACCAAGACGATCAGCTACGTGTTGATCCCGGAGAGCTCCAGCGTTACCGAGACGCCGGAAGTGCGCCTGGCGTGGTTCGACCCGGCCAAGAGCGCCTATCAGGAAGAAGTCGTCGCCCCTCAGCCGCTGAAGGTGACGGGGGAAGCGGCGGCACCCGCACCGCGCTCATCCGGCGGCTCGACCCTGCGCAGCCCGAGCGGCCCCGGGATCGGTGCTCTCGCCACCGCGCCGGGCAGCTTTTACCCGGATAACAAACCGCTGTTTTACCGCCCGATGTTCTGGGCGGGCAACGTCGGTTTTGCGCTCGTGCTGGGCCTGCTCGGCTACGTGCGCTGGAAGCGCCTGCGCTACGAGACCGAGCCGGAGCTGCGCGCCCGTGCCACCCATACCCGGGCGATCGAGCAAAGCCTGAGCACTGCCCGTCAGGCTGCCGCCAAACAGGAGTCCGTCGCGTTTTACCAAGCCTCGTTCAAGGCCTTGCAGATCGCTTGCGCCGGGCCGGGGGTGCCCGCCGAGTCCGTGACGCTGGAGCAGATCGACCAGCGGCTGGCCAAGGCCGGGATGCCGGAAGACGACCGCCGCTCACTGGTTTCGCTGCTCAACCGGGGCGATGCACTGCGCTACGGCGGGCGCGCCCAGCAGACCGATTTTTCCGCCGACCTCAAGCGGGTCGAACACGCCGTGCGCCAACTCCAAGCCTGA
- a CDS encoding tetratricopeptide repeat protein, producing the protein MKHLLWLISLLAFTLAAHAQSPAEDAFYQGNTAYASGDYPAAIEAYEQALELGGTAAGVHANLASAYYQNGDVGPALLEIEKALVLAPADPAYRAKWEFLRTQTNQPITTAPLWAPHALSLPLNGWVVVGTLAVWLVVIGVVLPALRWLPTYLGGGLAFLGVLCFLAALPPLVYYHFQSERMIVLEQASLRVAPTEASPTTDAVAAGASVKRLEQHGEFVRVALANGATGYLPAQEVAAVWE; encoded by the coding sequence ATGAAACACCTTCTTTGGCTCATTTCCCTCCTGGCCTTCACGCTCGCGGCCCACGCCCAAAGCCCGGCGGAAGACGCCTTTTACCAAGGCAACACCGCCTACGCCAGCGGCGATTACCCCGCGGCAATCGAGGCCTACGAGCAAGCACTGGAGCTGGGCGGCACGGCAGCAGGCGTCCACGCCAACCTCGCCAGCGCATACTACCAGAACGGCGACGTCGGCCCCGCATTGCTCGAAATCGAGAAGGCGCTCGTGCTCGCTCCTGCCGACCCGGCCTACCGGGCGAAGTGGGAATTCCTCCGCACGCAGACCAACCAGCCCATCACGACGGCTCCCCTTTGGGCGCCGCACGCGCTCTCACTGCCGCTCAACGGCTGGGTCGTCGTCGGCACCCTCGCGGTGTGGCTAGTGGTGATCGGCGTGGTCTTGCCCGCCCTGCGCTGGCTGCCGACTTACCTGGGCGGCGGTCTCGCCTTTCTGGGGGTGCTGTGCTTCCTCGCCGCCCTGCCCCCACTCGTCTATTACCATTTCCAGAGCGAGCGCATGATCGTGCTGGAGCAGGCTTCACTGCGCGTCGCGCCCACCGAGGCCAGCCCGACGACCGACGCGGTGGCGGCCGGAGCCTCCGTCAAGCGCTTGGAGCAGCACGGCGAATTTGTCCGCGTGGCCCTCGCGAATGGTGCCACCGGCTACCTCCCGGCGCAAGAGGTTGCAGCGGTGTGGGAATAG
- a CDS encoding DUF456 domain-containing protein, which translates to MEVLALIVSSTLFFLGVLGIFLPVLPSTILVWAGIAIHQLWMAPLSVGWKFVIVAGIITLLAELLDFVASYLGAKKFGATWKGALGALVGAIVGGIFFNLPGLILGPIIGAMLFEFIEQRSWRAASRAGIGAIVGSLFAQGTKLAVSVGLVIAFYFYL; encoded by the coding sequence ATGGAGGTGCTTGCCCTCATCGTCTCCAGCACGCTGTTTTTTCTCGGCGTGCTGGGCATTTTTCTGCCGGTGCTACCCAGCACGATATTGGTCTGGGCAGGTATCGCGATCCATCAGCTCTGGATGGCACCGTTGTCGGTGGGCTGGAAGTTCGTGATCGTGGCCGGCATCATCACCTTGTTGGCCGAGTTGCTGGACTTCGTCGCCTCCTACCTGGGGGCGAAAAAATTCGGCGCCACCTGGAAGGGCGCGTTGGGTGCCTTGGTCGGCGCCATCGTTGGCGGAATCTTTTTCAATCTCCCGGGGTTAATCCTGGGGCCGATCATCGGCGCTATGTTGTTCGAGTTTATCGAGCAGCGTTCCTGGCGGGCCGCGAGCCGGGCCGGCATCGGTGCCATCGTTGGTTCCCTCTTCGCCCAAGGAACAAAGCTTGCCGTTTCGGTCGGCCTCGTCATCGCTTTCTACTTTTATCTATGA
- the lipB gene encoding lipoyl(octanoyl) transferase LipB yields the protein MVASHRTLNWGRTRYRDALARQQVLVAQRLAKAVPDTLVLTEHEPVYTLGARPGADQHLLWDEATRATAGVEVVKINRGGDVTFHGPGQLVGYAFLDLTERGRDLHAYLRQLEEALIQALAGFGLEAGRREGKTGIWLAERKIAAIGVAVRRWVTYHGFALNVSTDLRYFGGIVPCGITDGSVTSLEAELGQPVDAKAVAEAVTTSFWRQFAAPAQAVAPN from the coding sequence ATGGTGGCTTCTCATCGCACCCTCAACTGGGGCCGCACACGCTATCGCGACGCCCTCGCCCGCCAACAGGTGCTCGTGGCCCAGCGCTTGGCCAAGGCCGTGCCCGATACGCTGGTGCTGACCGAGCACGAGCCCGTCTATACCCTCGGCGCACGCCCGGGCGCAGATCAGCACTTGCTGTGGGACGAGGCGACCCGCGCCACCGCCGGCGTCGAAGTGGTGAAGATCAACCGCGGGGGCGATGTAACGTTTCACGGCCCGGGGCAACTCGTCGGCTATGCGTTTCTGGACCTGACTGAGCGGGGGCGCGACCTCCACGCCTACCTCCGCCAACTGGAAGAGGCCCTGATCCAGGCGCTGGCCGGGTTTGGGCTCGAAGCCGGTCGCCGCGAAGGCAAAACGGGGATCTGGCTGGCAGAGCGCAAGATTGCCGCCATCGGCGTGGCCGTCCGCCGCTGGGTGACGTATCACGGCTTTGCGCTCAACGTCTCGACCGATTTGCGTTACTTCGGCGGCATCGTGCCTTGCGGCATCACCGATGGCAGCGTGACCAGCCTTGAAGCCGAGCTGGGCCAGCCGGTAGACGCCAAAGCCGTCGCGGAGGCCGTGACGACAAGCTTTTGGCGGCAGTTCGCCGCCCCGGCACAGGCAGTGGCCCCTAATTGA
- the lipA gene encoding lipoyl synthase: protein MSERKPSWLRAKLPTSPTYKTVRGIVEEHELHTVCQSARCPNMGECWSRRTATLMILGNTCTRACTFCAIQTGRPTELDLGEPARAAMAVKRMGLKHAVITSVSRDDLKDGGAGVWAATIRAIRYKNPETAIEVLIPDFRGNLDQLDIVLEAKPDILNHNFETVPRLQRPVRKTASWDITTKVLSHAKSRGFTTKTGIMLGIGEEQDEIEETMRHFADIKIDIVTIGQYLQPTKEHRKMHRWVSPEEFEHWKQFGLSIGIGVVESGALVRSSYHADEQSDRYKHGKTAQAPVAEPVAAPVA from the coding sequence ATGAGCGAACGTAAGCCTTCCTGGCTCCGCGCCAAGCTGCCCACCAGCCCGACCTACAAGACCGTCCGCGGCATCGTCGAAGAGCACGAGCTGCACACCGTCTGCCAAAGCGCCCGCTGCCCGAATATGGGCGAGTGTTGGTCGCGCCGCACGGCTACGCTCATGATCCTGGGCAATACTTGCACGCGCGCCTGCACCTTTTGCGCGATTCAAACGGGTCGCCCGACCGAGCTCGACCTGGGTGAACCCGCCCGCGCCGCCATGGCCGTCAAACGCATGGGCCTGAAGCACGCCGTCATCACCTCCGTCTCTCGCGACGACTTGAAGGACGGCGGCGCCGGCGTCTGGGCCGCTACGATCCGCGCCATCCGCTACAAGAACCCGGAGACGGCCATCGAGGTGCTGATCCCCGACTTCCGTGGCAATCTGGATCAGCTCGACATCGTGCTCGAAGCCAAGCCGGATATCCTGAATCACAATTTCGAGACCGTCCCCCGCCTCCAGCGCCCGGTGCGCAAGACTGCCAGCTGGGACATCACGACCAAGGTGCTCTCGCACGCCAAGTCTCGAGGCTTCACCACCAAGACGGGCATCATGCTCGGCATCGGCGAGGAGCAGGACGAGATCGAAGAGACGATGCGCCACTTTGCCGACATCAAGATCGACATCGTGACGATCGGCCAATACCTGCAGCCCACCAAGGAGCACCGCAAGATGCACCGCTGGGTGTCGCCCGAAGAGTTCGAGCACTGGAAGCAATTCGGCCTCAGCATCGGCATCGGTGTGGTCGAAAGCGGCGCGCTCGTGCGCTCCAGCTACCACGCCGACGAGCAGAGCGACCGCTACAAGCACGGCAAGACGGCCCAAGCGCCGGTCGCCGAACCAGTCGCGGCCCCCGTGGCGTAA
- the folE2 gene encoding GTP cyclohydrolase FolE2 has product MSTHTEQQPLPDTQNQGSERILGANVPIQQVGISNFRLPLQYRTAEGDLRTLETSVTGTVGLQAGHKGINMSRIIRTFYEFEQEVFTPGTLEPILRAYCERINSPTARLKLRFSYPIRRPSLRSGASGWQYYRCCFEGSLDAQGRFRSRIHFEFVYSSACPASHELSLHALEERGVMAIPHSQRSNARISVEIDPRSGLTIEDLQQLAERALLTETQVMVRRADEQAFAELNGEQTKFVEDAARLLYAQLAAEPRIQDFQAAIAHLESLHSHDAVAVIVKGVPGGFEGEFDDFRTLIV; this is encoded by the coding sequence GTGAGCACACACACTGAGCAACAGCCGCTGCCCGACACGCAGAACCAAGGCTCCGAGCGCATCCTGGGGGCCAACGTGCCGATCCAGCAGGTGGGCATCTCCAACTTTCGCCTGCCGCTGCAGTACCGCACGGCCGAGGGCGACCTGCGCACGCTCGAGACCTCCGTCACCGGCACCGTAGGGCTGCAGGCGGGGCACAAGGGCATCAATATGAGCCGCATCATACGCACCTTCTACGAGTTTGAGCAGGAGGTCTTTACGCCCGGCACGCTGGAGCCCATCCTGCGTGCCTATTGCGAGCGCATCAACAGCCCCACGGCACGCCTCAAGCTGCGGTTTTCCTACCCGATCCGACGCCCGAGCCTGCGCAGCGGTGCCAGCGGCTGGCAATACTACCGTTGCTGCTTTGAGGGATCGCTCGACGCGCAAGGCCGCTTCCGCAGCCGCATCCACTTCGAATTTGTCTACAGCAGCGCCTGCCCCGCCTCGCACGAGCTGTCGCTGCACGCGCTGGAAGAGCGGGGCGTGATGGCGATCCCGCACAGCCAGCGCAGCAATGCCCGCATCAGCGTCGAGATCGACCCGCGTAGCGGCCTCACGATCGAAGACCTCCAGCAACTGGCCGAACGTGCGCTGCTGACTGAGACTCAGGTGATGGTGCGCCGCGCCGACGAGCAGGCCTTTGCCGAGCTCAACGGCGAGCAGACCAAGTTTGTGGAAGACGCCGCCCGCCTCCTCTACGCGCAGCTTGCCGCCGAACCCCGTATCCAGGACTTCCAGGCCGCCATCGCGCACCTGGAGTCGCTGCACAGCCACGACGCCGTCGCAGTGATCGTCAAAGGCGTGCCCGGCGGCTTCGAAGGCGAGTTCGACGACTTCCGCACCCTGATCGTGTAG
- a CDS encoding AbrB/MazE/SpoVT family DNA-binding domain-containing protein: MTVVHAKVTSKGQITLPKELRETLSLSAGDRVEFSMEDSEHVSMRKKKAPGSSAGCAAPFIGVKQRAATVEEMKAGIARHLQQKHARE; the protein is encoded by the coding sequence ATGACGGTAGTACACGCCAAAGTGACTTCCAAAGGGCAGATTACGTTACCCAAAGAGCTGCGGGAGACCTTGTCGCTTTCGGCGGGCGACCGCGTCGAATTTTCGATGGAGGATTCCGAACACGTCTCGATGAGAAAGAAGAAGGCCCCGGGATCCTCGGCGGGCTGCGCGGCACCTTTTATTGGTGTTAAGCAACGAGCCGCTACCGTAGAAGAAATGAAGGCGGGAATCGCGCGCCATCTGCAGCAAAAGCACGCGCGAGAATGA